One Aspergillus oryzae RIB40 DNA, chromosome 2 genomic window carries:
- a CDS encoding DUF3431 domain-containing protein (predicted protein), producing MRQIERLSIAVLLLCSIVWLAKRFSNPSLEVHQVSRWHNGVKLGYTTPIPTPTTSQNTLTTRRRRPSITDLTPSRHRGAGSSNNPEHPKIKITAIDRVIVVGKTKEDDTDWVGKELPTWLHAIYAVDDPEAPLHVAKNKGKEANVYLQYIIDNYDDLPSTIVFLHSHRDGYPKAWHTEFSDHSNVRTVRMLQTDFVQRNGYANLRCNPNPGCPDEIRPFRGLSDEEHLPEQVFPEAWKTFFNNTDVPEVIATPCCAQFAVSRTQVLQRPLSSYVRYHKWLMETELPDDVSGRVMEYMWHIIFGQDPV from the exons ATGCGCCAAATCGAGCGTCTTAGCATCGCGGTTCTGCTGCTTTGCTCCATTGTGTGGCTCGCGAAACGCTTCAGCAACCCGTCCTTGGAGGTTCACCAAGTATCTCGTTGGCACAATGGGGTCAAATTGGGATACACAACGCCTATACCAACTCCCACCACTTCCCAAAATACCCTAACCACTAGAAGAAGGCGACCAAGTATTACTGACCTGACGCCCTCACGGCATAGGGGAGCCGGGTCGTCTAACAATCCTGAACACCCCAAGATCAAGATAACAGCAATCGATCGCgttattgttgttgggaagacgaaagaggatgatacGGACTGGGTAGGAAAGGAGTTGCCCAC CTGGCTGCACGCGATCTATGCAGTGGATGACCCAGAAGCACCCCTCCATGTAGCCAAGaacaaagggaaagaagccaATGTCTACCTGCAATACATAATCGACAATTATGATGACCTTCCCTccaccatcgtcttcctccataGCCACCGGGATGGCTATCCAAAAGCCTGGCACACGGAATTCTCCGACCACAGCAATGTACGTACTGTCCGGATGTTGCAGACCGATTTCGTCCAGCGCAACGGTTACGCCAACCTGCGCTGTAACCCCAATCCGGGCTGTCCTGACGAGATCCGTCCATTTCGTGGATTAAGCGACGAAGAGCACCTGCCGGAGCAAGTATTCCCTGAAGCCTGGAAGACGTTCTTCAACAATACCGATGTCCCAGAGGTCATCGCGACCCCATGCTGCGCGCAGTTTGCGGTGTCGAGAACGCAGGTGCTACAGCGCCCATTAAGCAGTTATGTGCGGTATCACAAATGGCTT
- a CDS encoding putative flavoprotein (halotolerance protein HAL3 (contains flavoprotein domain)) yields MATEKSPAAEIAASLNDGKVHLLLAATGSVATIKLPLIIAAFADHPNISIRVILTKAAAEFLHAQSEEQPSVESLSSLPNVDSVLHDEDEWTQPWTRGSDILHITLRRWAHLLVIAPLSANSLAKVVHGMSDNLLTSVVRAWDTTGLIDGRKKRILVAPAMNTAMWMHPVTAQQIRVLQEDWGIKEVDGNEQGWFEVLRPIEKSLACGDVGSGGMMEWREIVKIVKQRLGLSA; encoded by the coding sequence ATGGCAACAGAAAAGTCACCAGCAGCAGAGATTGCCGCGTCACTCAACGATGGCAAGGTACATTTACTTCTGGCTGCAACGGGGTCTGTTGCCACAATAAAGCTGCCGCTCATCATTGCGGCGTTCGCAGACCATCCGAATATCTCAATTCGGGTGATTCTCACCAAAGCTGCCGCTGAGTTCCTTCATGCTCAATCTGAGGAACAACCTTCGGTAGAATCACTCTCTTCGCTTCCTAACGTCGACTCGGTCCTccatgacgaggatgaatgGACCCAGCCCTGGACTCGAGGATCAGACATACTACACATCACCCTCCGTAGATGGGCTCATTTACTAGTTATCGCTCCACTGAGCGCGAATTCACTGGCGAAAGTGGTCCACGGGATGTCTGACAATCTACTTACGAGCGTTGTACGCGCATGGGACACGACCGGGTTGATTGatgggagaaagaaacggATACTTGTCGCGCCCGCGATGAATACAGCGATGTGGATGCATCCTGTGACAGCGCAACAGATCCGCGTACTGCAAGAAGATTGGGGTATTAAAGAAGTCGATGGGAATGAGCAAGGCTGGTTTGAAGTCCTCCGGCCCATTGAGAAATCGCTGGCGTGTGGTGATGTGGGGTCCGGCGGGATGATGGAATGGAGGGAGATCGTGAAGATCGTTAAGCAGAGATTGGGTCTTTCTGCTTGA
- a CDS encoding uncharacterized protein (predicted protein), translating into MESVTLEALPAEIKTAILYAITDLASLNAVVHASPSFHALYLSQRKQLLSTVLERCLQLPVMVDAVAALIALRGWQERCKAPKAALEAADEFLSKYIPLRSMLAPPYSYSAYEHLDQELDVYQSFASLTEDDLIEMARLHTMVEFILKEMVHSFLELRPDTQKPKEENVALSPPETFRMQRALYRLEIYRLLFSTRGLPWFEEQDRLSDIYVNSDDQWNLFLSLFTPWEMEEIRCAAMYIFRVYEELPGATEFDDWCELFPGENEEPLSHLYDHGINSD; encoded by the coding sequence ATGGAATCCGTCACGCTAGAGGCCTTGCCTGCAGAGATCAAAACTGCCATTTTATATGCAATCACAGATCTTGCCTCCTTGAATGCTGTAGTTCAtgcctctccctccttccaCGCGTTGTATCTATCACAGCGAAAACAACTACTATCAACTGTCCTTGAAAGATGCCTCCAACTACCTGTCATGGTCGATGCGGTCGCTGCGTTGATCGCCTTACGCGGGTGGCAGGAAAGATGCAAAGCCCCAAAGGCTGCTCTAGAGGCAGCTGATGAGTTTCTGAGCAAATACATTCCCCTGCGTTCAATGCTGGCACCCCCATACTCCTATTCTGCCTATGAACACCTAGATCAGGAGTTGGACGTTTATCAATCATTTGCCTCTTTGACGGAAGATGATCTAATTGAAATGGCTCGACTTCATACTATGGTGGAGTTCATCTTAAAAGAGATGGTCCACTCATTCCTCGAGCTTAGGCCAGATACGCAAAAGccaaaggaggagaatgttGCATTATCACCACCAGAAACATTTCGGATGCAGCGAGCTCTCTACCGGCTAGAAATTTACCGGCTCTTATTCAGTACCCGGGGGCTTCCATGGTTTGAAGAGCAAGATCGGCTTAGCGATATATATGTCAACTCTGATGACCAAtggaatctcttcctcagttTGTTCACACCAtgggaaatggaagaaatCCGATGTGCCGCGATGTATATCTTTCGCGTATATGAAGAACTGCCGGGGGCGACTGAATTTGATGATTGGTGTGAGCTCTTTCCCGGTGAGAATGAAGAACCATTATCTCATCTTTATGACCATGGTATAAACTCCGACTAG
- a CDS encoding uncharacterized protein (predicted protein) — translation MKFLSTHKHTINGLEQWAERKRLVLVRFFFWRPGVEAEKTMDGLLYGIVHDTLKQCPEFTPIVFPEQWEESIRSDWRVPLQFRFSQKDIRVALNTLLHNKELYEKYRLCFFVDGLDECLETCQQDYHDMVNLLLGWVDVAPLDLKLCISSRNYEIFRTAFEDEKRLKLHELTRHDIENFVIHRLKGFEICSYIKSAAQAKQKLVNEIVDRADGVLVLIEHLLTWANPLDRISVYRTFAVVGKLAELGMTPMTLLRYSFLSDYEMNTMFAMHAELSGCELIESDMKTRKTQARARLNDQSRGLIEIKPLPYRGHLLTKPLDIEHVTFIHRSVFDSLQTYHILDIMEACEGLDIVDAMSQIVLAEIKFFGLYSFHSTRLRWNLLKKLPPLLGYCQKEARDASIFRFFDELDHAVLCIQGLSPLQDQQNQLPVYISGTGHFTPSACYFSVFHWVIYTQYVGYLRYKILQYSRLVLDKFQFTHILACIIESIYDTGNVELLRVVEPYLEGFAQGQHMEITYIKGWSQTNILNTALLAALKWLADLSPADKTLYATLLESLLGSSTGIPWAIQAVTSYPRHNTATLQ, via the exons ATGAAGTTTCTGTCTACCCATAAGCACACTATAAATGGGCTTGAGCAATGGGCTGAAAGGAAGCGCTTAGTGCTTGTACGGTTCTTTTTTTGGAGGCCAGGGGTGGAAGCAGAAAAGACAATGGATGGCCTTTTGTATGGTATTGTGCACGATACTCTGAAACAATGCCCGGAATTCACACCAATTGTCTTCCCGGAACAATGGGAAGAGTCTATCAGAAGCGATTGGAGAGTCCCGTTGCAGTTTCGATTTTCTCAAAAGGATATCCGTGTGGCTTTAAACACTCTCTTGCACAATAAGGAGCTCTATGAGAAGTACCGgctctgtttctttgttgatggtcttgatgaATGCTTGGAAACCTGTCAACAAGATTACCATGATATGGTGAACTTGCTCCTGGGCTGGGTCGATGTGGCCCCGCTTGATCTGAAGCTTTGCATCTCGTCTAGGAACTATGAAATATTCCGCACTGCTTTCGAGGACGAGAAGCGACTTAAGCTCCACGAATTGACTCGACACGACATTGAGAATTTTGTCATCCATCGACTGAAGGGATTCGAGATATGCAGCTACATCAAGTCAGCGGCTCAGGCCAAGCAAAAGTTAGTAAACGAGATAGTTGATAGAGCTGATGGAGTCCT AGTACTGATTGAACACTTGCTTACCTGGGCCAATCCACTTGACCGTATTTCAGTGTATCGAACATTTGCGGTGGTTGGAAAGTTGGCCGAGCTGGGAATGACACCAATGACTCTCCTCAGATACAGCTTCTTGTCTGACTATGAGATGAACACCATGTTTGCTATGCACGCTGAGCTGAGTGGTTGCGAGTTAATTGAGTCTGACATGAAAACTCGTAAAACTCAGGCCCGAGCAAGACTTAATGATCAATCGAGAGGCCTTATTGAGATAAAACCCTTACCTTACAGAGGACATTTGCTTACGAAACCCCTCGATATTGAGCATGTCACCTTCATCCACCGCTCAGTATTTGATTCTCTACAGACGTATCACATATTGGATATCATGGAAGCATGCGAAGGGCTCGATATTGTTGACGCTATGAGCCAGATTGTTCTCGCCGAGATCAAGTTCTTCGGCTTGTACTCTTTCCACTCCACCAGGCTCCGCTGGAATCTTTTGAAGAAATTGCCACCATTACTGGGATACTGCCAGAAAGAAGCTCGAGATGCTTCAATATTCCGTTTctttgatgagcttgatcATGCAGTCCTCTGCATCCAAGGACTCAGTCCCCTCCAAGACCAGCAAAACCAACTCCCGGTCTATATCAGTGGAACGGGCCACTTCACTCCTTCTGCATGCTACTTCTCGGTCTTTCACTGGGTCATCTATACGCAATATGTCGGATATTTGCGTTATAAGATCCTCCAATATTCAAGGTTGGTCCTCGACAAATTCCAGTTCACACATATCCTGGCATGCATTATCGAATCGATATATGATACTGGCAATGTCGAATTACTGCGCGTAGTAGAGCCATACCTGGAAGGCTTTGCCCAGGGTCAACACATGGAGATTACTTACATCAAGGGATGGTCCCAAACCAATATTTTGAACACTGCCCTCCTAGCAGCCCTAAAATGGCTCGCTGATTTGAGCCCCGCCGACAAGACACTATACGCAACCCTGTTAGAGAGCCTCCTGGGTTCGAGTACTGGCATTCCTTGGGCTATCCAAGCGGTTACTTCATATCCACGACACAATACTGCAACTCTACAATGA
- a CDS encoding uncharacterized protein (predicted protein), which produces MRSSIQPTSLLLALTALDLAAAERVLGAYIFARHGDRTPKVLGNTRLTDLGYSEVYQAGSYYHDRYIDASSSLQIEGISSNIVNLKQVTASSPSDAVLQNSGVAFLQGIYPPVGSSANETLANGTTITSPLGGYQLIPLSLVSTGTNSEDNTWLQDATGCNNAKVSSNSYYSSTLYNDLFDSTKDFYQSLSSMLDGAFAKDKMSFKQAYTIYDYLNVASIHNTTNTPTTEQLEQLFLLANIEQYNLAYNTSDTVRAIAGSQLAGEMLQGLNETITSKGATKLNIQFGSYGTFLSYFGLAQLPAADVNFTGIPDYASSMSWELVTDSTADGFPDASEINVRFVFHNGTITGSNDAPKEFPLYGQSSATIPWSKFVEETKKIAVTDTEEWCKVCGNTDGKCASYNSDGSGSDSAGATLKSGGGGVSRPVAGVIGAMVTLAVIFGLEALFLLVGGFTITKKRKGGADGVTSDVTENKA; this is translated from the coding sequence ATGCGGTCTTCCATCCAGCCCACCAGCCTCCTACTGGCCTTGACGGCCTTGGACCTCGCTGCCGCAGAGAGAGTCCTAGGCGCATACATCTTCGCCCGCCATGGAGACCGCACGCCCAAAGTGCTAGGAAACACACGGCTCACCGACCTCGGATACAGCGAGGTCTACCAAGCCGGCAGCTACTACCACGACCGGTACATCGACGCCAGCTCCTCGCTGCAGATCGAGGGCATCAGCTCCAACATCGTGAACCTGAAGCAAGTCACCGCGTCCTCACCGTCAGACGCCGTCCTCCAGAACTCCGGCGTAGCCTTCTTGCAAGGCATCTACCCCCCGGTAGGGTCCTCAGCAAACGAGACCCTAGCCAACGGCACGACCATCACCTCCCCGTTGGGCGGCTACCAGCTCATCCCGCTCAGCCTGGTCTCCACGGGCACAAACAGCGAAGACAACACCTGGCTACAGGACGCAACAGGCTGCAACAACGCCAAAGTCAGCAGTAACAGCTACTACAGCTCGACGCTGTACAACGACCTCTTCGACAGCACCAAGGACTTCTACCAGTCCCTCTCGTCCATGCTAGACGGCGCCTTCGCAAAGGACAAAATGAGCTTCAAACAAGCCTACACCATCTACGACTACCTCAACGTCGCCAGCATCcacaacacaaccaacacCCCCACAACCGAACAACTAGAGcaactcttcctcctcgccaaTATCGAACAATACAACCTCGCCTACAACACCTCCGACACCGTCCGTGCAATTGCAGGCTCCCAACTCGCCGGCGAAATGCTCCAGGGTCTCAACGAAaccatcacctccaagggTGCAACCAAACTCAACATCCAGTTCGGTTCCTACGGAACCTTCCTCTCTTACTTCGGGCTTGCGCAGCTCCCCGCCGCTGATGTCAATTTCACCGGTATCCCGGACTATGCGTCGTCCATGTCCTGGGAGCTGGTTACCGATTCCACTGCAGATGGATTCCCCGATGCATCGGAGATTAATGTGCGTTTTGTCTTCCACAACGGTACCATTACCGGGTCCAACGATGCGCCCAAGGAGTTCCCCCTGTACGGCCAGTCGAGTGCCACGATCCCGTGGTCGAAGTTCGTcgaggagacgaagaagattgcCGTCACCGATACGGAGGAGTGGTGTAAGGTTTGTGGAAACACGGATGGTAAGTGTGCGTCGTATAATTCTGATGGCTCGGGATCCGATTCCGCCGGTGCCACGTTGAagagtggtggtggtggtgtgtCTAGACCTGTGGCGGGTGTTATTGGTGCCATGGTTACTCTGGCTGTTATCTTTGGTTTGGAGGCGCTGTTCCTGCTTGTCGGTGGTTTTACCATCACTAAGAAGCGGAAGGGTGGAGCTGATGGGGTTACTTCTGATGTTACGGAGAATAAGGCCTAG
- a CDS encoding replication factor C subunit 3 (replication factor C, subunit RFC5) codes for MSDHEDEMDVDAPSKSIQFNSDNTSGKAKRVASDLPVEAQDNLPWVEKYRPNTLDDVSGHQDILATINRFVDANRLPHLLLYGPPGTGKTSTILALARRIYGSKNMRQMVLELNASDDRGIDVVREQIKTFASTKQIFSMAPQPTSGGSSLASYKLIILDEADAMTATAQMALRRIMEKYTANTRFCIIANYTHKLSPALLSRCTRFRFSPLKEQDIRSLVDLVIEKEEVKIQPEAVDSLVKLSKGDMRRALNVLQACHASSIPLPVKNAPKDQPRPEPELITNGTIYDCIAAPHPADIQEIMTTLLATSDVTSCLSTVNTLKSNKGLALADILAALGEQLQQLEVPAQTRITWLEGLAEIEFRLAGGGSEAIQTGGLVGVVRNGCELMGDKGVSMAS; via the exons ATGTCCGATCACGAAGATGAAATGGACGTAGATGCTCCGTCCAAGAGcattcaattcaattccGATAATACCAGTGGGAAAGCTAAGAGAGTTGCGTCAGACCTGCCTGTTGAGGCTCAAGATAATCTGCCATG GGTTGAGAAGTACCGACCAAACACTCTTGACGACGTCTCCGGTCACCAAGACATCTTAGCCACGATTAACAGATTCGTCGATGCGAAT CGACTACCGCATCTTCTTCTATATGGGCCTCCGGGAACTGGCAAAACCTCTACAATCCTTGCGCTCGCAAGGCGGATATACGGGAGCAAAAACATGCGCCAGATGGTGCTCGAACTGAATGCTAGTGACGACCGAGGCATTGACGTTGTCCGAGAACAGATTAAGACCTTTGCAA GCACGAAacagatcttctccatggccCCCCAACCGACCTCTGGTGGATCGTCACTCGCATCGTACAAGTTGATCATCCTTGACGAAGCAGACGCCATGACTGCGACCGCGCAAATGGCCCTCCGTCGGATTATGGAGAAATATACCGCCAACACGAGATTCTGCATTATTGCCAATTATACCCATAAACTATCGCCCGCTCTGCTGTCCCGTTGCACCCGGTTCCGCTTTAGCCCATTGAAGGAGCAGGACATCAGGTCACTAGTCGACCTGgtcattgagaaggaagaggtaaAAATCCAGCCAGAGGCCGTGGACAGCTTGGTCAAATTAAGTAAGGGCGACATGCGTCGCGCCCTGAACGTGCTACAAGCCTGCCATGCAAGCA GCATACCGCTCCCTGTCAAGAATGCACCGAAAGACCAACCCCGTCCCGAGCCGGAACTGATCACAAATGGAACGATTTATGACTGCATAGCCGCACCGCACCCCGCTGACATTCAAGAGATTATGACTACTCTTCTTGCTACTAGCGACGTCACTTCATGCCTCAGCACCGTGAATACCTTGAAATCCAACAAAGGCTTGGCCTTGGCTGATATCCTTGCGGCTCTGGGTGAACAACTGCAGCAGTTAGAAGTCCCTGCACAAACGAGAATCACCTGGCTGGAAGGACTCGCTGAAATAGAATTCCGACTTGCCGGCGGAGGCTCTGAAGCCATCCAAACCGGTGGTCTGGTTGGAGTTGTACGAAATGGATGCGAGCTTATGGGGGATAAGGGCGTTTCCATGGCGAGTTAG
- a CDS encoding actin-related protein 2/3 complex subunit 3 (actin-related protein Arp2/3 complex, subunit ARPC3), whose translation MPAYHSVFLQDQGIPVIGNFPVLPLRTRTRGPAYTLPPLPPNVPDTEIAVDSESYDCVDEILSLFRANVLFRNFEINGPADRMLIYGTLFISECLGKVRPNMTALEAGKALNNVALDNFAIPGDASFPLNQAFEPPRDRQDAETLRAYLSQVRQEIAIRLHARLYPGGVGPSKWWLSFAKRKFMGKSF comes from the exons ATGCCG GCATACCACTCcgtcttcctccaggatCAGGGTATCCCCGTAATAG GCAACTTTCCTGTCCTTCCCCTCCGCACCCGCACTCGCGGCCCCGCATACACTCTCCCCCCACTACCGCCCAATGTCCCCGACACCGAAATCGCCGTCGACAGCGAGTCGTACGACTGTGTAGACGAGATCCTGTCCCTCTTCCGCGCCAATGTCTTGTTCCGGAACTTCGAGATCAACGGCCCCGCCGACCGTATGCTCATCTACGGCACCTTGTTTATCAGCGAGTGTCTCGGGAAGGTCAGGCCGAACATGACCGCTCTTGAGGCTGGCAAG GCCCTTAACAACGTTGCGCTCGATAACTTTGCCATCCCCGGCGATGCGTCCTTCCCCCTTAACCAAGCTTTCGAGCCGCCCCGCGATCGTCAGGATGCTGAGACACTGAGAGC ATACCTCTCCCAGGTACGACAGGAGATTGCTATCCGTCTACATGCCAGGTTATACCCCGGTGGTGTTGGTCCTTCGAAG TGGTGGTTGAGTTTTGCGAAGAGAAAGTTCATGGGAAAGAGCTTCTAG
- the trm6 gene encoding tRNA 1-methyladenosine methyltransferase subunit GCD10 (tRNA(1-methyladenosine) methyltransferase, subunit GCD10), with translation MHSYVRPNQFVALRLPSEFTKIQKIEPDSTVFLGKFGSFPANQIIGRPFYLTFEILDDADEKDGSCLRIIPAAELHAETLIAEGEGDGEELDTNEDGTPMRTNREIVDDASTQKLTWEEIEALKKESGGAGREIISKLLESHQTLDQKTSFSLAKYMLRKRRKYMKRFTVLPLDVSILTNHMMEDQGAARIMELRDEMVGLLGCWGNVHHGGDASLDEAIAAKPNGRYLVVDDTGGLVVAAMAERMGILYPHDGDEYEEQGSSDEPKKNEAEQAHDDEQPPTESSTHRPARPAHMSASGNSITVLHPNKQPNLSLLKYFGYSQDNPDETHPLHKHLKTISWLQLLDPNADPIYSEEPEIIPESELYTMKSNKRGAYYRKRNRWTRVQSVVNEARAGEFDGLIVATVMDPSSVLKYAVPLLAGSAHVAVYSPSIEPLTELSDLYSTAKKTAFINRRQQLREQKLQQSSDQPDANETELQDSDLSELMAEFYLDPTLLLAPTLQNSRVRPWQVLPGRTHPLMSMRGGAEGYIFHAVRVIPTQQTIQAAGNLSRKKRKVVTQETPTTAVDSGSGVDVEMKS, from the exons ATGCACTCTTACGTCCGACCCAACCAATTCGTCGCATTGCGGCTTCCCTCCGAGTTCACGAAGATTCAGAAGATTGAGCCTGACTC AACAGTCTTCCTGGGAAAATTCGGAAGCTTCCCCGCAAACCAGATCATCGGTCGACCGTTCTATCTGACCTTCGAGATTCTTGATGACGCAGACGAAAAAGATGGCAGCTGTCTACGTATTATTCCCGCAGCCGAGCTGCATGCCGAAACATTGATCgcagagggagagggagatggcgaagagctCGACACAAACGAAGATGGAACTCCGATGCGCACAAATCGCGAGATCGTCGACGACGCATCAACTCAAAAACTGACatgggaggagattgaggcGTTAAAGAAGGAGTCTGGCGGTGCTGGAAGGGAGATTATCTCGAAGCTTCTAGAGTCTCATCAGACTCTGGATCAGAAGACAAGTTTCTCGCTCGCTAAATACATGCTACGGAAGCGCAGAAAATATATGAAGCGGTTCACGGTTCTTCCGTTGGATGTTAGCATTCTTACGAATCATATGATGGAGGACCAGGGCGCAGCGAGGATTATGGAGTTGCGCGATGAAATGGTCGGGCTCTTGGGCTGCTGGGGAAATGTACACCATGGTGGAGACGCTTCTCTCGATGAGGCTATTGCGGCCAAGCCTAATGGTCGCTACCTTGTTGTCGATGATACGGGAGGCTTGGTAGTCGCAGCGATGGCCGAGAGGATGGGAATCTTGTACCCACATGACGGTGATGAGTATGAGGAGCAGGGGTCATCCGACGAACCCAAGAAGAACGAAGCAGAACAGGCGCATGATGATGAACAGCCACCCACCGAGTCTTCCACTCATCGCCCAGCTCGCCCAGCTCATATGTCCGCGTCCGGCAATAGCATAACTGTCCTTCATCCGAACAAGCAACCGAACCTCTCTCTCCTGAAATACTTCGGTTATAGCCAAGATAATCCAGACGAGACACACCCTCTTCACAAACACCTAAAGACCATCTCCTGGCTGCAACTGTTGGACCCTAATGCGGATCCGATCTACTCCGAAGAGCCCGAGATAATTCCCGAGTCCGAGCTATATACCATGAAATCCAACAAGCGGGGCGCTTATTACCGAAAGCGCAACAGGTGGACGCGAGTCCAGAGCGTCGTTAACGAAGCCCGGGCTGGAGAATTCGACGGACTCATCGTCGCAACCGTCATGGATCCCTCCAGTGTGCTGAAATATGCAGTTCCATTATTAGCGGGCTCGGCCCATGTCGCAGTCTACTCTCCATCAATCGAGCCCTTGACCGAATTATCGGATCTCTACTCGACAGCGAAGAAAACAGCATTTATAAACCGAAGACAACAATTaagagaacaaaagctaCAGCAGTCAAGCGACCAACCCGACGCAAATGAAACCGAGCTCCAAGATTCTGATCTTTCGGAACTGATGGCTGAATTCTACCTTGATCCCACCCTGTTGCTGGCGCCCACACTCCAGAACTCCCGGGTACGTCCCTGGCAGGTGCTTCCCGGACGTACGCACCCCCTAATGTCTATGCGCGGTGGCGCTGAGGGCTATATATTCCACGCTGTCCGAGTAATCCCCACCCAACAAACTATCCAGGCCGCGGGCAACCTAAGCcggaaaaagagaaaggtcgTGACTCAGGAGACACCTACCACCGCAGTCGATAGCGGCAGTGGtgtagatgttgagatgAAGTCATAG